The following coding sequences are from one Halomonas sp. HAL1 window:
- a CDS encoding universal stress protein encodes MFNRILVPVDGSKGALRALEKAVGLQMLTGAELYLLCVFKHHSLLEASLSMVRPNQLDIPDDALKEYATEIAVHAKAHAIELGADDSRVRAFVKGGRPSRIIVRFARKRECDLIVIGAQGTNGEKNPLLGSVSQRVAGAAHCPTLVV; translated from the coding sequence ATGTTTAATCGCATTTTAGTCCCGGTGGATGGCTCAAAAGGCGCCTTAAGGGCGCTGGAGAAGGCGGTAGGCTTGCAGATGCTAACGGGCGCCGAGCTTTATCTGCTGTGCGTGTTTAAACACCACAGCCTGCTGGAAGCCTCGCTTTCCATGGTGCGGCCCAATCAGTTGGATATTCCTGACGATGCGTTAAAAGAGTACGCCACCGAGATTGCCGTACATGCGAAGGCGCATGCTATTGAGCTGGGCGCTGATGACTCCCGCGTGCGTGCCTTTGTAAAAGGTGGGCGCCCCTCGCGTATTATCGTGCGTTTCGCCCGTAAGCGAGAGTGCGATCTGATCGTGATTGGCGCCCAGGGCACCAACGGCGAAAAGAATCCGCTGCTGGGCAGTGTCTCTCAGCGGGTTGCTGGCGCCGCTCACTGTCCTACGTTGGTCGTCTAA
- a CDS encoding FKBP-type peptidyl-prolyl cis-trans isomerase, with product MKLLISTTALTGLLLVAPFAAAAPETDEQRLAYSLGVTLGESMQADIEDLDLDAFHDGMSDVFEGNDLALSEEEMTEALMAFQEQSMQAREAEAEEMAQTNLEEGEAFLAENAEREEVTVTDSGLQYEVLESGDGETPGPEDTVEVNYEGMLLDGTVFDSSFERGESVSFQTNQVIEGWQEALQMMSVGDSWMLYIPADIAYGENGQGPIGPNEVLTFRVELLGVE from the coding sequence ATGAAACTACTGATCTCTACAACGGCTCTGACAGGTTTGCTTTTGGTCGCCCCTTTTGCAGCGGCAGCGCCTGAAACCGATGAACAGCGTTTGGCTTACAGCCTGGGTGTCACCTTGGGCGAAAGCATGCAGGCCGATATCGAAGACCTCGACTTAGATGCGTTTCATGACGGCATGAGTGACGTTTTTGAAGGTAATGACTTAGCGCTTAGTGAAGAAGAGATGACCGAAGCATTGATGGCCTTCCAAGAGCAATCAATGCAAGCACGTGAAGCCGAAGCTGAAGAGATGGCGCAAACGAATCTCGAAGAAGGCGAAGCTTTCCTGGCCGAAAACGCTGAACGTGAAGAAGTAACCGTGACGGATTCTGGCCTTCAGTATGAAGTGCTTGAGTCGGGCGATGGCGAGACACCTGGCCCTGAAGACACTGTTGAAGTGAACTACGAAGGCATGCTGTTAGACGGCACTGTATTCGATAGCTCCTTTGAGCGCGGTGAATCAGTCAGTTTCCAAACCAACCAAGTGATCGAAGGTTGGCAGGAAGCGCTGCAGATGATGAGCGTTGGCGATAGCTGGATGCTATATATTCCCGCTGATATTGCTTACGGCGAAAATGGTCAAGGGCCGATTGGACCCAATGAAGTGCTGACCTTCCGCGTTGAATTGTTAGGCGTCGAATAA